In Bubalus kerabau isolate K-KA32 ecotype Philippines breed swamp buffalo chromosome 4, PCC_UOA_SB_1v2, whole genome shotgun sequence, one DNA window encodes the following:
- the PSMD12 gene encoding 26S proteasome non-ATPase regulatory subunit 12, producing MADGGSERADGRIVKMEVDYSATVDQRLPECEKLAKEGRLQEVIETLLSLEKQTRTASDMVSTSRILVAIVKMCYEAKEWDLLNENIMLLSKRRSQLKQAVAKMVQQCCTYVEEITDLPIKLRLIDTLRMVTEGKIYVEIERARLTKTLATIKEQNGDVKEAASILQELQVETYGSMEKKERVEFILEQMRLCLAVKDYIRTQIISKKINTKFFQEENTEKLKLKYYNLMIQLDQHEGSYLSICKHYRAIYDTPCIQAESEKWQQALKSVVLYVILAPFDNEQSDLVHRISGDKKLEEIPKYKDLLKLFTTMELMRWSTLVEDYGMELRKGSLESPATDVFGYTEEGEKRWKDLKNRVVEHNIRIMAKYYTRITMKRMAQLLDLSVDESEAFLSNLVVNKTIFAKVDRLAGIINFQRPKDPNNLLNDWSQKLNSLMSLVNKTTHLIAKEEMIHNLQ from the exons GAAGGAAGACTTCAAGAAGTCATTGAAACCCTTCTCTCTTTGGAAAAACAGACCCGAACT GCTTCTGATATGGTGTCCACATCCCGTATCTTGGTTGCAATAGTGAAGATGTGCTATGAGGCTAAAGAATGGGATTTActtaatgaaaatattatgctttTGTCAAAAAGACGGAGTCAATTAAAACAA gctGTTGCAAAAATGGTTCAACAGTGCTGTACTTACGTTGAAGAAATCACAGACCTTCCCATCAAACTTCGATTAATTGATACTCTACGAATGGTTACAGAAGGAAAG ATTTATGTTGAAATTGAGCGTGCTCGGCTGACGAAAACATTAGCCACAATAAAAGAACAAAACGGTGACGTCAAAGAGGCAGCCTCCATTTTACAAGAGTTACAG GTGGAAACCTATGGGTCAATGGAAAAGAAAGAGCGAGTGGAATTTATTTTGGAGCAAATGCGGCTCTGCCTAGCAGTGAAGGATTACATTCGTACACAAATCATCAGCAAAAAAATTAACACCAAATTTTTCCAGGAAGAAAATACAGAG AAATTAAAGTTGAAATACTATAACTTAATGATTCAGCTGGATCAGCATGAAGGATCGTATTTGTCTATTTGTAAGCACTACAGAGCAATCTATGATACACCCTGTATacaggcagaaagtgaaaagtggcaACAG GCCCTGAAAAGTGTTGTCCTTTATGTTATCTTGGCTCCTTTTGACAATGAACAGTCAGACTTGGTTCACCGAATAAGCGGTGACAAGAAGTTAGAAGAAATCCCTAAATACAA GGATCTTTTAAAGCTTTTTACCACAATGGAGTTGATGCGCTGGTCCACACTTGTTGAAGACTATGGAATGGAATTAAGAAAAGGTTCTTTAGAGAGTCCTGCAACTGACGTTTTTGGTTATACAGAGGAAGGTGAAAAAAGGTGGAAAGACTTGAAAAACAGAGTTGTTGAACAT AATATTAGAATAATGGCCAAGTATTACACAAGGATAACAATGAAGAGGATGGCGCAGCTTCTAGATCTGTCTGTTGAT GAGTCAGAGGCTTTTCTCTCAAATCTAGTAGTCAACAAGACCATCTTTGCTAAAGTAGACAGGTTGGCAGGAATTATCAACTTCCAGAGACCCAAGGAtccaaataatttattaaatgacTGGTCTCAGAAACTGAACTCACTGATGTCTCTAGTTAACAAAACCACACACCTCATAGCCAAAGAGGAGATGATACATAATCTACAATAA